CAGGCAGTTGTTTTTTATGAAAATGATGAAGTTATTGGTGGTGGTTTTATATCTAAAACTTTTTAAATTTTACAAATTTTGACTTTTATGCTATAAAAAACAAAGGAGGTGAATTAAAATGGGTTTATGGTTTATAAGAGTTTTTTTCTTAATTTTATGTGTTTTAACAGGTTTTTACAGTTTACCAAATCAGAAAATACTTGGTGTTTTAATAGGATTTTTGGGTTCTATCTTTGTAATAGGCATTGAAATAATGATAGGGAAAATTCCATGGAAAAAACTCATTCTTGCAGTTGGTGGTTTAATAGTGGGGCTTTTAACAGCAATTCTTCTTGCAAACTTCTTTCTTTTAATCCCTTTTGAAGACCAGAAAATGGAAAATTTAATAAGATTTTCCTTATATTTTGTTTTTTCATATCTTGGGATTATGGCAGGAATAAAAGGATTTGAAGAACTTGGTTTTATTTTACCTTTTTTTGGTGGAATAAAAGAAGGAGAAAAATTTTTAGTCGTTGATACAAGTATTTTGATTGATGGAAGGGTTTATGAACTTATGAAAAGCGGGTTTATTGATTATACACTTATAATTCCCCAGTTCATAATTAAAGAATTACAGGGACTTGCAGATGCTTCAAGTGATATTAAAAGACAGAGAGGAAGAAGAGGACTTGAGATTTTAAATAAATTAAGAGAAGATGGAGAAATAAATGTAAAAGTTTATAATGTTGATTATCCTGACATAGAAGCAGTGGATACAAAACTTGTAAAACTTGCTTCTGAACTTAATGCTGCAATTCTAACGAATGATTTTAATCTTACAAAAGTAGCAGAAGTCCAGAATATAAAAGTCCTTAATTTTAACACTCTGACAAATTTAATGAGACCAAGGTTGATGAGTGGAGAAGAAATTTCTTTAAAAATTATAAAAGAAGGGAAAGAAGCAGGTCAGGGAGTCGGATACCTTGAAGATGGAACTATGGTTGTGGTAGAAAATGCCTCAAAATATATTGGGAAAGTTGTTGATATAGTTATAGATAGTGCTATTCAGACACCAACAGGAAGGATTATTTTCGCAAAATTGAAATGATTTTTACTATTCTGGTAGGTGCTGGTAAAGGAAAAAGATTAAATTATTCAATTCCGAAATCAATGATAGAAATTGGAGGTAAAAAATTATTTCTTTATTCTATTGAAAAATTTTATAAATTCTCGGATAAAATATTGCTTGCCGTACCGCATGGGTATATTAAAAAATGCAGAGATATGACAAAAAATATATTCCCTGATTTAATAGTCGTAAAGGGTGGCAAAAGAAGACAGGATAGCGTTTTAAATTGTTTAAATTATATTGATGAAAAAGAAGGTATAGTTTTAATTCATGATATTGCAAGACCATTTGTGAGTGAGGAATTGATAAAAAAAGTTATTGAAAAAACAAAAAGATATGGTGCATGTATTCCTGTTTTAAAAATAACGGATACTGTAAAAGAAGTAGAAAAAAAATTTGTTAAAAGGACTCTTAACAGAGAGAAACTTTTTGCTGTCCAGACACCGCAGGGGTTCAGATTAGGATTGATAAAAAGAGCATATAAAAGGGGTGAAAAATTAAAAGGAAGTGATGACTCTTTTTTTCTTGAGAAAATAGGGTATAATAAAATCTATTGTGAAGAAGGAGTAAGAACAAATATAAAAATAACTTATAGAGAAGATTTATTTTTTGCAGAATTTTTATTAAAAAAATGGGAAAAGGAATAACTTATCCTGAGGGTTTTTATGCAAGTGGAATTAACTGTGGAATAAAAGAAGGGAAAAATGATTTATCTTTAATTTATTCAGAATCACCTTGTATTTCTTCAGGTACCTTTACAACAAATCAATTTAAATCATACAGTGTACTCTGGTGTATAAAAAATATAAAAAATGAAACAAGGGCTATTCTGGCAAATAGTGGAAACGCAAATGCCTGTAATGGAAAAGAAAACTGGGATTTAACAAAAAAAATAATGGAAGAACTTGCTAAAAAACTAAAAATTGAAAAAAATTCAGTCCTTTTTGCTTCAACAGGGATGATAGGAGTTCCTCTACCATATGAAAAAATTAAAAATGGACTTGATAAACTAATTCAAAACCTGTCAAAAGATGGGAATTTAGAAGCAACCAAAGCGATAATGACAACGGATACATTTCCAAAAGAATATGAAATAGAAACAGGAATAGAAGGGAGAAAAAAACAGGTTGTAATCGGAGGAATGGCAAAAGGAGCAGGTATGATAAATCCTTCAATGGCTACAATGCTCTGCTTCATTACAACAGATGCTGTTATAGATAGAAAAGCACTTGATTTTGCTTTAAAAGAAGCGGTTGAAGATTCATTCAATATGATTACAGTTGATAATGACACGAGTACAAATGACACTGTTATCTGTCTTGCAAATGGTCTTGCAAGAAATAAAACAATTCATATTGGAAGTCCTGAATTTAATTCTTTTTCAAATTCACTGAAAAAATTATGTATTGAACTTGCAAAAAAGATTGCCCTTGATGGAGAAGGAGCAAGTAAGTTTATTGAAGTAACTGTCAATGGTGGATGGTGTAAAAAAGATGCAAAGAGAGTGGCAAAAAG
This sequence is a window from bacterium. Protein-coding genes within it:
- a CDS encoding TRAM domain-containing protein, which encodes MGLWFIRVFFLILCVLTGFYSLPNQKILGVLIGFLGSIFVIGIEIMIGKIPWKKLILAVGGLIVGLLTAILLANFFLLIPFEDQKMENLIRFSLYFVFSYLGIMAGIKGFEELGFILPFFGGIKEGEKFLVVDTSILIDGRVYELMKSGFIDYTLIIPQFIIKELQGLADASSDIKRQRGRRGLEILNKLREDGEINVKVYNVDYPDIEAVDTKLVKLASELNAAILTNDFNLTKVAEVQNIKVLNFNTLTNLMRPRLMSGEEISLKIIKEGKEAGQGVGYLEDGTMVVVENASKYIGKVVDIVIDSAIQTPTGRIIFAKLK
- the ispD gene encoding 2-C-methyl-D-erythritol 4-phosphate cytidylyltransferase; amino-acid sequence: MIFTILVGAGKGKRLNYSIPKSMIEIGGKKLFLYSIEKFYKFSDKILLAVPHGYIKKCRDMTKNIFPDLIVVKGGKRRQDSVLNCLNYIDEKEGIVLIHDIARPFVSEELIKKVIEKTKRYGACIPVLKITDTVKEVEKKFVKRTLNREKLFAVQTPQGFRLGLIKRAYKRGEKLKGSDDSFFLEKIGYNKIYCEEGVRTNIKITYREDLFFAEFLLKKWEKE
- the argJ gene encoding bifunctional glutamate N-acetyltransferase/amino-acid acetyltransferase ArgJ, which encodes MGKGITYPEGFYASGINCGIKEGKNDLSLIYSESPCISSGTFTTNQFKSYSVLWCIKNIKNETRAILANSGNANACNGKENWDLTKKIMEELAKKLKIEKNSVLFASTGMIGVPLPYEKIKNGLDKLIQNLSKDGNLEATKAIMTTDTFPKEYEIETGIEGRKKQVVIGGMAKGAGMINPSMATMLCFITTDAVIDRKALDFALKEAVEDSFNMITVDNDTSTNDTVICLANGLARNKTIHIGSPEFNSFSNSLKKLCIELAKKIALDGEGASKFIEVTVNGGWCKKDAKRVAKRVCGSSLVKTAVSGGDPNWGRIVAAVGSTNARMDRKNIEIKICGIKVFEGEPVKFDRELLRELMTKKEIKIEIDLKRGNFSATSWGCDLTEEYVRINREYS